The DNA window TATCTTCTATTAGAAGCCGTATGTTATATCACTGGAGCTTTGATTTATGGTTTTAAATTACCTGAAGCCTTTGCACCAGGTAAATTCGATTGTTTTGGTAATTCCCATCAAATCTTCCATGTTTTCGTAGTTTTAGGTTCCTTATTTCATCTAAGAGCTGTTGTTGGTTCTTTTATATTGATGCACAGTGGTTATCACACCAACAATTTGTTGATCTTTTGAATtcttgaaaagaaaataaaaaagaaaaaataaaaaagaaaaaagaaaaaagaaaaaagaaaaaagaaaaaagaaaaaagaaaaaagaaaaaagaaaaaagaaaaataaataaataaataaataaataaataaataaagtgAACAAGAATTCAATCAAAATTGTTGGCTACGTTACTgccatatatatatatatatatatatgtgtgtgcGTGTAATAAATAAGCTTGACTTTTTATAATaggaagaaaaacaagaaggaaaaaaaatggatttttttatttaataaaaacttttaaaaataaaataagctttttaaaaagctatttttagatattaatatatatgtatatatatctttttcaaaCTAACAgagcaaaaataaaaccaaaaagtGCTCCAAAACTAATTTCCCCAAACATTTCACcaactttattattctcAGCACCACCTTCAAGTTCGCTTGAGGCAATTATTGTTTGAGTACCAttataagaataaaagTTTTCCTCCCCAATACTTTTCCACTTGTCACTTGTACTGGTAACGTAAGTGCTTTTATTACCAAAACTAATTGGGTTATTAGTTTCTAATGAGGTTTTGATAGGCTCAAAGCTTGTAGTAATGTTGCCgtaatattttgtttcaGTCTCGGATAGAGTTGAACCTTCGGAACCAGTTTCTTCCCAACTTAACTTTGTAGTTGTTTCTAAATCcgagaaagaaaaaactgGGACTGTAGTGGTCGACGTTTTTGACTCAGCAAAGGTACTAGCGGATGAGGGGTTAACCTTCTCCGTTATTTTATCCCAGGTAGTTGGCAAAGGCTCATTTTCGGGAACAGTGGTGCTAGAAATAGGCGGTAATATTGGTTCAAAATTAGATGTGATACTGGAGCTTGTTTCGCAACTGGTCGTGATACTGGAACTTGGTTCACAACTGGTCGTGATTTCAACAGTAGATTCCATAATATTAGTGATAGTAGTCATTTTCTGCTCGTCCTTGGTCTCCCAATAAGTGGAGGTTGGCAAGCCAACAGATGGAGCAATACTAGAAGCACTTGGCTCACTGGAACTTAATTTTGGATGATGAATAATTGTTTCTTGGGGGTTAGAAATCGTTATAGTTTTGGTGACTGTGATTGTATTATCAGCAATTACGAATCTATGGAAAGAAACTAAAAGCACTAGTAAGCTATTTTTAATCGTAAACTTTTTCATTGTTAATctaaatctttattttattttgttttttattttttatctttaaatatatatatatatatatatgtatgtatgtatgtatgtatCTGCTGgacctttttttaatcctGTTAtcttaatattttgatCTTTCTTTAActatttttgttactaaacatatataaaaaaacatatcATTTGAATCTATAAgttaagaaataaaaacctGTAATAAAATCATATAATATGTGTattttatgaaaataataaataaaaccaaGTCTTATATTATAGATCTATGGATTTTTATACTTGgtttaaaagaatttgtttaaaaaaaaaaaaaaagacgaTGGCACAATATGTCAGTAACTAATAAGTAAGGTGTCACAAAAATGGCAGGTTATATCCCATTAATATCGAGACAAAGTGTGACAGTATTATATtagtaaattaaattgCTATTAAAGATATCCGCGCAATACACAAAAAGTAACGGACAATCACGGACAGACCAAGAGTAACTAACTATAAGAAAACCAATTTCATAAGaacttaaaataaatacattacacaaaaaataaaaaaaataaaaatattagagAACTGGTATACTAGTAATATTGGAAAAACATAATTCATCTACGCTCCATCTCCTCTCGAAATATGTCTAAAACATCTTAAACGAAAGCAAAAagaaccaaaaataaacgaattaaataaaaattaagctaaataataaaaaataaaaaataaaactaaagaAAAACCCAAAATGACTTTGCaaatcaaatataaaaatattcaattaaACTCAAAATAAGAAAGCAACTAAACCTAGCAAAGCACCGAAACTTACAGTAACCTTACCAGCAGCAGCTTCAAAAGTAGAGATGTTAATTAAAGAAGAAGTGGAGGCAGATTGAACGGATTGAATACTTTCTTGAGCAACAGTAGCAGCCCCAGTGGTGGTAGCAACCTTGGCAGATGTAGCAACAGTACCAACTGTGGTGGCAGCAGAAACTGTAGATGTAGCAGCAGAAGTAACTGGGTGATAAGTAGTGTAAACAGTGTATTCACCAGAACTAGTTTGAGAAATAATAACTTCTGGAGTATAAGTGGTACCAGAAACAACAGTTTCAGCAGCAGAACTACCTTCCTTACCAGCGGTAGCAGTGTTAGTGGTGGTTACTGGACAGTAAGTGGTGTATTCGGTAACGATACCTTCAGAGGTAACAGTAGCGGTAGAAACAACAACTTGAGTAGCCTTGGAACCCTCAGCACAAGATGAACATGTAGTAATGACAACGGTAGATTGAGAAGCTTCAGTAACAGTAGTACCAGGTGCAACAGTAGCCTTGGTAACGGTGGTAGTTTCACCACCTAAGGTAACAACAGTAGTAGAGACAGTTTGGACGACAGTTGAGGTTTCACCACCCAAAGTAACAACAGTGGTGGCAGCTTCAGCAGTAGTGGTAGCCTCAGTTAAAGTGGTAGTCTTACCACCGATGGTAACAACAGTAGTAACTGCAGTTTCAATGATAGTAGTGGTTTCGCCACCTTCAGTAATAACAGTGGTAGCAACCTTGGTTGTAGTTGGAACAAAAGTGGTGTAGACTGTGTAGACACCAGAAGAAACTTCAGTAATGATAACTTCACCTGTCTTGGTGATTCCGTTGGAAACGGTGGTAGCCTCTCCAGTAGAAATTGGACAGTAAGTAGTGTATTCAGTAGTAACACCTTCAATGGTTTCTGTAATTGTGGAGACAACAACTTCAGTGGTCTTGGAACTTCCAGTACAGACTGGACAAGTAGTGATGACAGTAGTAACTTCGTTGGAAACAGTAGCGGTAGCAACAGAAGTAGCAACTGGAACAAATGTAGTGTAAACAGTGTAAACACCAGAAGAAACTTCAGTGATAATCACTTCAGCGGTTTCAGTAACACCGCTAGAAACAGTGGTAATAGACTCGGTAGTAAGAGGACAGTAAGTAGTGTATTCAGTAACAGTACCTTGAATGGTTTCGGTAGCAGTTGAGATGACAACTTCAGTGGTCTTGGAACTTCCAGTACAGATTGGACAAGTAGTGATAACGGTAGTAACTTCCCCAGAGGCAGTAGCTGTTGTAACAGATGTAGAGTAAACACCAGAAGCAGAAGAAGCGCCAGAAGCAGTGGAGGAAACTTCAGAGGAAGCACCAGAAGCAGTGGAAGAAACTTCAGAGGAAGCACCAGAAGCAGTGGAAGAAACTTCAGAAGCAGCACCAGAAGCAGTGGAAGAAACTTCAGAAGAAGCACCAGAAGCAGTGGAAGAAACTTCAGAAGAAGCACCGGAAGCAGTGGAAGAAACTTCAGAGGAAGCACCGGAAGCAGTGGAGGAAACTTCAGAGGAAGCACCGGAAGAAGCGGCAGAAGTGGTAGAAGAAACTTCGGAAGCACCGGAAGAG is part of the Saccharomycodes ludwigii strain NBRC 1722 chromosome III, whole genome shotgun sequence genome and encodes:
- a CDS encoding uncharacterized protein (similar to Saccharomyces cerevisiae YKR102W | FLO10 | FLOcculation); translation: MSRLSYNTLVAGAIALLSGQAFAAVYSNTTSISSIDLLDAYTGSKVAYGTKQPLSITASISAVSKGSVWFTIPDGIEVPTDFSFDYGTVSAAGSNVSVEITSVPSSGKADVVFNSDLTSAYAASLTPSEQTFTFDSSSGSFQDVIDFTAFSLSTPSKFGSLDGTTLSWGFNVPQANWPGTVDLATAAESGYSLSGPIEVYSVASDPFNDGTATLITTLSGESASSIASTYAADFPSSAVFLRFVYTGAITDTSANSYSNELVAAFPDGTTLSKRDINIAITDSIVRIGVSDGSITSIYSTSGSSTSGISSGASEVSSTTSAASSGASSEVSSTASGASSEVSSTASGASSEVSSTASGASSEVSSTASGAASEVSSTASGASSEVSSTASGASSEVSSTASGASSASGVYSTSVTTATASGEVTTVITTCPICTGSSKTTEVVISTATETIQGTVTEYTTYCPLTTESITTVSSGVTETAEVIITEVSSGVYTVYTTFVPVATSVATATVSNEVTTVITTCPVCTGSSKTTEVVVSTITETIEGVTTEYTTYCPISTGEATTVSNGITKTGEVIITEVSSGVYTVYTTFVPTTTKVATTVITEGGETTTIIETAVTTVVTIGGKTTTLTEATTTAEAATTVVTLGGETSTVVQTVSTTVVTLGGETTTVTKATVAPGTTVTEASQSTVVITTCSSCAEGSKATQVVVSTATVTSEGIVTEYTTYCPVTTTNTATAGKEGSSAAETVVSGTTYTPEVIISQTSSGEYTVYTTYHPVTSAATSTVSAATTVGTVATSAKVATTTGAATVAQESIQSVQSASTSSLINISTFEAAAGKVTVSFGALLGLVAFLF